The Saccharopolyspora gloriosae genome has a segment encoding these proteins:
- the rho gene encoding transcription termination factor Rho: MSNTELLSSETTNGVSKAGQQESEQPAAGAETNGAPRRRGGLSGMVLAELRQLAGELGIDTSGLRKGDLIAAIKERQGAAPARSRQAKQPAQEDGGAAKESAPSRDKAHQPSLDESDSAPQQQEAAATPDSGNNGSAPTRGRSRRQQGAEQGGEDEGRRGNNRRRRSNNRSGNQDQSDERGQDRGDRQDNRGDRQDRNDRQDNRGDRQDRNDRQDNRGDRSDNRGGQDNRDRQDNRGGQDRNDRQNSRQQQDKQDNRPQDDSDEDGGRRRGRRFRDRRRNRGRPEGGGNEPEVRDDDVLLPVAGILDVLENYAFVRTSGYLAGPNDVYVSLSLVRKYGLRRGDAIKGVIRQPRDNEQQRQKFNPLVRVDAINGLEPDAAKGRSEFHKMTPLYPNERLRLETEPQNLTGRIIDLVMPVGKGQRALIVSPPKAGKTMVLQAISNAITTNNPECHLMVVLADERPEEVTDMQRSVKGEVIASTFDRPPSDHTTVAELSIERAKRLVEMGHDVVVLLDSITRLGRAYNLAAPASGRILSGGVDSTALYPPKRFLGAARNIENGGSLTIFATALVETGSTMDTVIFEEFKGTGNAEIKLDRKLADKRLFPAVDVDASSTRKDEILLSPDELAVTHKLRRVLSALDAQQSLELLQDRLRKSRTNIEFLMQVAKNTPGGKDDD, encoded by the coding sequence GTGAGCAACACCGAACTGTTGAGCAGCGAGACGACCAACGGCGTCTCCAAGGCTGGCCAGCAGGAGTCTGAGCAGCCGGCCGCGGGCGCCGAGACCAATGGCGCCCCGCGTCGCCGCGGAGGACTGTCCGGCATGGTTCTCGCCGAGCTGCGACAACTTGCGGGAGAACTGGGGATCGACACCAGCGGTCTGCGCAAAGGCGACCTGATCGCGGCCATCAAGGAACGGCAAGGCGCAGCGCCGGCCCGTTCCCGCCAGGCCAAGCAGCCCGCGCAGGAAGACGGCGGTGCGGCCAAGGAAAGCGCGCCGAGCCGCGACAAGGCTCACCAGCCCTCGCTCGACGAGTCCGATTCCGCGCCCCAGCAGCAAGAGGCGGCCGCGACCCCGGATTCCGGCAACAACGGCTCCGCGCCGACCCGCGGGCGCTCCCGGCGGCAGCAAGGCGCCGAGCAGGGCGGCGAGGACGAAGGACGCCGCGGCAACAACCGGCGCCGTCGCTCCAACAACCGTTCCGGCAACCAGGACCAGTCCGACGAGCGCGGTCAGGACCGGGGCGACCGCCAGGACAACCGGGGCGACCGCCAGGACCGCAACGACCGGCAGGACAACCGCGGCGACCGCCAGGACCGCAACGACCGGCAGGACAACCGGGGGGACCGCTCGGATAACCGCGGCGGTCAGGACAACCGGGATCGCCAGGACAACCGGGGCGGCCAAGACCGCAACGACCGGCAGAATTCCCGGCAGCAGCAGGACAAGCAGGACAACCGGCCGCAGGACGACTCCGATGAGGACGGTGGCCGCAGGCGCGGACGCCGGTTCCGGGATCGCCGGCGCAACCGTGGCCGCCCCGAAGGCGGCGGCAACGAGCCGGAAGTCCGCGACGACGACGTCCTGCTTCCCGTCGCGGGCATCCTCGACGTGCTGGAGAACTACGCGTTCGTCCGCACGTCCGGCTACCTCGCGGGGCCGAACGACGTGTACGTGTCGCTGTCGCTGGTCCGCAAGTACGGCCTGCGCCGCGGCGACGCGATCAAGGGCGTCATCCGCCAGCCCCGCGACAACGAGCAGCAGCGGCAGAAGTTCAACCCGCTGGTCCGCGTCGACGCCATCAACGGCCTCGAGCCGGACGCCGCGAAGGGGCGGTCGGAATTCCACAAGATGACTCCGCTGTACCCCAACGAGCGACTGCGGCTGGAGACCGAACCGCAGAACCTCACCGGGCGGATCATCGACCTCGTCATGCCCGTCGGCAAGGGTCAGCGCGCGCTGATCGTCTCGCCGCCGAAGGCCGGTAAGACGATGGTGCTGCAGGCGATCTCCAACGCGATCACCACGAACAACCCGGAATGCCACCTCATGGTGGTGCTCGCCGACGAGCGCCCCGAAGAGGTCACCGACATGCAGCGCTCGGTCAAGGGCGAGGTCATCGCCTCCACCTTCGACCGCCCGCCGTCGGACCACACCACGGTGGCCGAGCTGTCCATCGAGCGAGCGAAGCGCCTCGTCGAGATGGGACACGACGTGGTCGTGCTGCTCGACTCGATCACCCGCCTCGGCCGTGCCTACAACTTGGCGGCCCCGGCTTCCGGCCGGATCCTCTCCGGCGGTGTCGACTCGACGGCGCTGTACCCGCCGAAGCGCTTCCTCGGCGCGGCCCGCAACATCGAGAACGGCGGCTCGCTGACCATCTTCGCCACGGCGCTGGTGGAAACCGGGTCCACAATGGACACGGTGATCTTCGAGGAGTTCAAGGGCACCGGCAACGCCGAGATCAAGCTGGACCGCAAACTCGCCGACAAGCGGTTGTTCCCCGCCGTCGACGTGGACGCCTCCAGCACCCGCAAGGACGAGATCCTGCTCTCGCCCGACGAGCTCGCCGTGACCCACAAGCTGCGCCGAGTGCTCTCCGCGCTCGATGCCCAGCAGTCGCTGGAACTCCTGCAGGACCGGTTGCGCAAGTCGCGCACCAACATCGAGTTCCTGATGCAGGTCGCCAAGAACACCCCCGGCGGCAAGGACGACGACTGA
- the thrB gene encoding homoserine kinase, with translation MRAGGGVRVTVPASTANLGSGFDALGMALALYDTVRVEVTDGPAGSAQVTAEGEGAGSVPTDHEHLIVRVLHRTWAELGVAAPAVRLRCHNTIPHSRGLGSSAAAIVAGIAAAYELAGFPLRDNKNLEQALHSAADCEGHGDNVAASLLGGVVIAWRDTERFRAASLPAHPEVHPIALVTASESTTHTTRGLLPEQVPHADAAFAAGRAALAVHALTSDPSLLLAATADRLHQDYRESAWPRTIELVRGLRTAGVPAAVSGAGPTVLALPSGGELPSTVDTTGFTALRLPVDGHGVQVISEPTSPE, from the coding sequence CTGCGGGCAGGCGGTGGAGTGCGGGTCACGGTGCCCGCCTCCACCGCCAACCTCGGTTCCGGTTTCGACGCGCTCGGCATGGCGCTCGCGCTGTACGACACGGTGCGCGTCGAGGTGACCGACGGCCCGGCGGGAAGCGCGCAGGTCACCGCCGAAGGCGAGGGCGCGGGCTCCGTGCCCACCGACCACGAGCACCTGATCGTGCGCGTCCTGCACCGAACGTGGGCGGAACTCGGCGTCGCCGCCCCCGCCGTCCGGTTGCGCTGTCACAACACCATTCCGCATTCGCGCGGCCTGGGCTCCTCCGCGGCGGCCATCGTCGCGGGCATCGCCGCGGCCTACGAGCTCGCCGGCTTCCCGCTGCGGGACAACAAGAACCTCGAACAGGCCCTGCACTCGGCCGCCGATTGCGAGGGCCACGGGGACAACGTCGCGGCGAGCCTGCTGGGGGGCGTGGTGATCGCCTGGCGCGACACCGAACGATTCCGGGCCGCATCGTTGCCCGCGCACCCCGAAGTGCACCCGATCGCGCTCGTGACAGCCTCGGAGTCCACCACGCACACCACTCGCGGCCTGCTGCCCGAGCAGGTTCCGCACGCCGACGCCGCGTTCGCCGCGGGCCGCGCCGCACTCGCCGTGCATGCCTTGACCAGCGACCCTTCGCTGCTGCTGGCCGCCACGGCGGACCGGCTGCACCAGGACTACCGGGAATCCGCCTGGCCGCGGACGATCGAACTGGTGCGGGGATTGCGGACTGCGGGCGTGCCCGCCGCGGTCTCCGGGGCCGGACCGACGGTCCTGGCGCTGCCCTCCGGCGGCGAACTCCCCAGTACCGTGGACACCACCGGCTTCACCGCACTGCGCCTTCCGGTGGATGGGCATGGCGTTCAGGTGATATCCGAGCCGACATCGCCGGAATGA
- the thrC gene encoding threonine synthase, whose product MTSNIQSAPAGARAGWPGLIEAYRDRVEIPEDARVVTLQEGNTPLVAAHHLSELTGCEVYLKVEGANPTGSFKDRGMTVAITHALAAGSKAVICASTGNTSASAAAYASRAGLTSAVLVPQGKIAMGKLAQAVAHGAKILQVQGNFDDCLELARKTSAEHPVTLVNSVNPVRLEGQKTAAFEICDVLGSAPDVHCLPVGNAGNITAYWKGYAEYSADDVIAATPRMFGFQAAGAAPLVHGAPVSNPETIATAIRVGSPASWQHAEAAKSASDGLFSAVTDEEILHAYRLLSSREGVFVEPASASSVAGLLATVEDGRLPRGSKVVCTVTGHGLKDPDTALSGMVEVEPLPVDPRAVATALELV is encoded by the coding sequence GTGACTTCGAACATCCAGAGCGCGCCCGCCGGGGCGAGGGCGGGCTGGCCCGGCCTCATCGAGGCGTACCGGGACCGCGTGGAGATCCCCGAGGATGCCCGCGTGGTGACCTTGCAGGAGGGCAACACGCCGCTCGTCGCCGCGCACCACCTGTCCGAGCTCACCGGGTGCGAGGTGTACCTGAAGGTCGAGGGCGCGAACCCGACCGGCTCGTTCAAGGACCGCGGCATGACGGTCGCCATCACCCACGCGCTCGCCGCGGGCAGCAAGGCCGTCATCTGCGCGTCCACCGGCAACACCTCCGCGTCCGCGGCGGCCTACGCCTCGCGCGCCGGGCTCACCTCGGCGGTACTGGTGCCGCAGGGCAAGATCGCGATGGGCAAGCTGGCGCAGGCCGTGGCGCACGGCGCGAAGATCCTGCAGGTGCAGGGCAACTTCGACGACTGCCTGGAGCTGGCCCGCAAGACCTCCGCCGAACACCCGGTGACCTTGGTCAACTCGGTGAACCCGGTGCGGCTGGAAGGTCAGAAGACCGCCGCGTTCGAGATCTGCGACGTGCTCGGCTCCGCGCCGGACGTGCATTGCCTGCCGGTGGGCAACGCGGGCAACATCACCGCCTACTGGAAGGGCTACGCGGAGTACTCCGCGGACGACGTCATCGCGGCCACCCCGCGCATGTTCGGCTTCCAGGCGGCCGGTGCCGCGCCGCTCGTGCACGGCGCACCCGTCTCGAACCCGGAGACGATCGCCACCGCGATCCGGGTCGGCAGCCCCGCCTCCTGGCAGCACGCCGAGGCCGCGAAGAGCGCCTCGGACGGGTTGTTCTCGGCGGTCACCGACGAGGAGATCCTGCACGCCTACCGGCTGCTGTCGTCCAGGGAAGGCGTGTTCGTCGAACCGGCTTCCGCCTCCAGTGTGGCCGGTCTGCTGGCCACCGTCGAGGACGGGCGGCTGCCGCGCGGTTCCAAGGTCGTGTGCACGGTGACGGGTCACGGGCTCAAGGACCCCGACACCGCCCTGTCCGGCATGGTCGAGGTCGAGCCGCTGCCGGTGGATCCGCGCGCCGTGGCCACCGCGCTGGAACTGGTGTGA
- a CDS encoding homoserine dehydrogenase, whose translation MIEDREPIRVALLGCGTVGTEVLRLLQGRPEEFAARTGAPVQVTGVAVRRPHKHPNVPEHLLTTDAAALVDGDVDVVVELIGGIEPARSLLLRALRGGKSVVTGNKALLAEHGSELYSAADEAGVDIYFEAAVAGAIPLLRPLRESLAGDRINRVMGIVNGTTNYILSAMDSTGAGYSETLDEAGRLGYAEADPTADVDGFDAAAKATILAALAFHTRVAATDVHREGISAVRPGDIAAAKSLDRTVKLLAICERVVAEDGTESVSARVHPAMIPRDHPLASVGGAFNAVFVEAEAAGSLMFYGQGAGGAPSASAVLGDLVAVARNLVVAGKGPRESAHAKLPVQPMGATPTRYHISLDVDDKPGVLSQVAATFNDNDVSISVVRQAGRGEEASLVVVTHTATDAALKSTVDKIAQLASVREVVSVMRVEGESS comes from the coding sequence GTGATCGAGGACCGTGAGCCGATCCGGGTCGCGCTGCTGGGCTGCGGCACGGTCGGCACCGAGGTACTGCGCCTGCTACAGGGCCGCCCCGAGGAGTTCGCGGCGCGGACCGGGGCTCCAGTGCAGGTCACCGGGGTCGCCGTGCGGCGCCCCCACAAGCATCCGAACGTTCCCGAGCACCTGCTCACCACGGACGCGGCCGCGCTGGTCGACGGCGACGTGGACGTGGTCGTGGAGCTCATCGGCGGCATCGAGCCCGCCCGGTCGCTGCTGCTGCGCGCGCTGCGCGGCGGCAAGTCCGTGGTGACCGGTAACAAAGCGCTGCTGGCCGAGCACGGCTCCGAGCTGTACTCGGCGGCCGACGAGGCCGGGGTGGACATCTACTTCGAGGCTGCCGTCGCCGGTGCCATTCCGCTGCTGCGCCCGCTGCGCGAGTCCCTCGCCGGGGACCGCATCAACCGGGTGATGGGCATCGTCAACGGCACCACGAACTACATCCTGTCCGCGATGGACTCGACCGGCGCCGGCTATTCGGAGACGCTCGACGAGGCCGGGCGGCTCGGGTACGCGGAAGCGGATCCGACCGCCGACGTGGACGGATTCGATGCGGCCGCGAAGGCCACCATCCTCGCCGCGCTCGCGTTCCACACCCGGGTCGCGGCCACCGACGTGCACCGCGAGGGCATTTCGGCGGTGCGTCCCGGAGACATCGCCGCGGCGAAGTCGCTGGATCGCACGGTGAAGCTGCTCGCGATCTGCGAGCGCGTCGTCGCCGAGGACGGCACCGAGTCCGTGTCCGCTCGGGTGCATCCGGCGATGATCCCCCGCGACCACCCGCTGGCCAGTGTCGGCGGCGCGTTCAACGCGGTGTTCGTGGAGGCCGAGGCCGCCGGGAGCCTGATGTTCTACGGGCAGGGCGCGGGCGGTGCGCCCAGCGCGAGCGCCGTGCTGGGCGACCTGGTGGCGGTGGCGCGGAACCTGGTCGTGGCGGGCAAGGGGCCACGCGAATCCGCGCACGCGAAGCTGCCGGTGCAGCCGATGGGCGCCACCCCGACCCGCTACCACATCAGCCTCGATGTGGACGACAAACCGGGCGTGCTGTCCCAAGTGGCGGCCACGTTCAACGACAACGATGTGAGCATTTCGGTGGTGCGCCAGGCAGGCCGCGGCGAAGAGGCCAGCCTGGTCGTGGTCACCCACACCGCGACCGACGCCGCTCTCAAGTCCACCGTGGACAAGATCGCGCAGCTGGCGTCGGTGCGGGAGGTCGTCAGCGTGATGCGCGTGGAAGGTGAATCGTCGTGA
- the lysA gene encoding diaminopimelate decarboxylase — MRAHPAGPRHAEVLLPGSTAGPVPADETELDELHAAVWPRGAHRGADGSVTFAGSDVRELAREYGTPLFILDEADFRARCAEYATAFGDPTSVHYASKAFLCTEVARWVAEEGLSLDVCSGGELRVALRAEFPPERITFHGNNKSVDELATAVDAGVGSVVLDSFHEIARLDHLARERGVTQQVMIRVTVGVEAHTHEFIATAHEDQKFGFSLASGQAAEAARRVIKAESLELVGLHSHIGSQIFDDDGFGLSAHRVVALLADLRAEHGAEALEKLTTVDLGGGLGIAYTADDDPLPVNELATRLHDVVRKECDLAGFEPPKVAVEPGRAIAGPGTVTVYEVGTIKDVELDGGVSRRYVSVDGGMSDNIRTSLYDAVYDCRLVSRSAEADPVLSRIVGKHCESGDVVVRDCWLPEDIAPGDLLAVAATGAYCYVMASNYNRLPKPPVVAVRDGQSRLLLRRETEDDLLRLEV, encoded by the coding sequence ATGCGCGCCCACCCCGCCGGACCTCGGCATGCCGAGGTCCTGTTGCCGGGCAGCACCGCCGGGCCGGTCCCGGCAGACGAGACCGAGCTCGATGAGTTGCACGCGGCGGTGTGGCCACGTGGCGCACACCGCGGCGCCGACGGTTCCGTCACCTTCGCCGGGTCCGACGTGCGGGAACTCGCCCGCGAGTACGGCACTCCGCTGTTCATCCTGGATGAAGCCGATTTCCGCGCCCGCTGCGCCGAGTACGCAACGGCGTTCGGCGATCCGACTTCGGTGCACTACGCGTCCAAGGCGTTCCTGTGCACCGAGGTGGCCCGCTGGGTCGCCGAGGAGGGCCTGAGCCTGGACGTGTGCAGCGGTGGTGAGCTGCGCGTCGCGTTGCGCGCCGAGTTCCCGCCGGAACGCATCACGTTCCACGGCAACAACAAGTCCGTCGACGAGCTGGCCACGGCGGTCGACGCCGGCGTCGGTTCCGTCGTGCTGGACTCGTTCCACGAGATCGCCCGCCTGGACCACCTCGCCCGCGAACGCGGCGTGACGCAGCAGGTGATGATCCGGGTGACGGTCGGCGTCGAGGCGCACACGCACGAGTTCATCGCGACCGCGCACGAGGACCAGAAGTTCGGCTTCTCGCTGGCCTCCGGGCAGGCCGCCGAAGCCGCCCGCCGCGTGATCAAGGCGGAGTCGCTCGAACTGGTGGGCCTGCACAGCCACATCGGTTCGCAGATCTTCGACGACGACGGTTTCGGCCTGTCCGCGCACCGCGTGGTGGCGTTGCTGGCCGACCTGCGCGCCGAGCACGGCGCGGAGGCGCTGGAGAAGCTGACGACGGTCGACCTCGGCGGCGGCCTCGGCATCGCCTACACCGCCGACGACGATCCGCTGCCGGTCAACGAACTGGCCACCCGGCTGCACGACGTGGTCCGCAAGGAATGCGACCTCGCCGGTTTCGAACCGCCGAAGGTCGCGGTCGAGCCGGGTCGCGCGATCGCCGGGCCGGGCACGGTGACCGTCTACGAAGTGGGCACGATCAAGGACGTCGAGCTCGACGGCGGGGTGTCGCGCCGCTACGTCAGCGTCGACGGCGGCATGAGCGACAACATCCGCACCTCGCTCTACGACGCCGTGTACGACTGCAGGCTGGTGTCCCGATCGGCCGAAGCGGACCCGGTGCTGTCCCGCATCGTGGGCAAGCATTGTGAGTCCGGTGACGTTGTGGTGCGAGACTGCTGGTTGCCGGAGGACATTGCTCCGGGCGACCTGCTGGCCGTCGCCGCAACCGGCGCCTACTGCTATGTCATGGCGAGCAACTACAACCGTCTGCCCAAACCGCCGGTCGTCGCCGTGCGGGACGGGCAGTCGCGACTGCTGCTGCGCAGGGAGACCGAGGACGACCTGCTCCGGCTGGAGGTGTGA
- the argS gene encoding arginine--tRNA ligase has translation MTPAALADLVRNTAVDVLSARDLDVSVLPETVTVERPRNPEHGDYATNVAMQVAKKAGVPPRDLATWLAESLTGQDGISEVTVAGPGFLNLRLATDAQAGIVRDVVSAGAEFGRGDRYQGLRVNLEFVSANPTGPIHLGGTRWAAVGDALGRALSAQGAEVVREYYFNDAGAQIDRFVLSLLAAAKGEPAPEDGYGGAYIADIARQVLDASPGALEQPDDERHETFRRVGVGLMFDEIKRSLHEFGTDFDVFFHEDSLHSSGAVSESVEQLKKSGHLYFADGAWWLRSTEFGDDKDRVVIKSDGATAYIAGDVAYLRDKRARGFDLCLYMLGADHHGYVSRLKAAAAAFDDDPDAVEVLIGQMVNLMREGKPVRMSKRAGTVVTLEDLVEAVGVDAARYSLTRSSVDSAVDIDLDLISKRSNENPVYYVQYAHARLASLQRNAASLGIDRGPVEQADLSLLAHEREGDLIRTLGEYPRVVLSAAELREPHRIARYLEDVASAYHKFYDACRVLQPGDDQANPLTVARLQLCEATRQVLANGLGLLGVSAPDQM, from the coding sequence GTGACTCCTGCCGCGCTCGCTGATCTCGTCCGCAACACCGCCGTCGACGTGCTGTCCGCACGCGACCTGGATGTTTCCGTGCTGCCTGAGACGGTCACGGTCGAGCGCCCCCGCAACCCGGAACACGGCGACTACGCGACGAACGTCGCCATGCAGGTCGCGAAGAAGGCGGGCGTGCCGCCGCGCGACCTGGCGACTTGGCTGGCGGAGTCGCTGACCGGGCAGGACGGCATTTCCGAGGTCACGGTCGCCGGTCCGGGTTTCCTCAACCTCCGGCTCGCCACCGACGCGCAGGCGGGCATCGTGCGCGACGTCGTCTCCGCGGGCGCCGAGTTCGGTCGTGGCGACCGCTACCAGGGCCTGCGGGTGAACCTGGAGTTCGTGTCGGCGAACCCGACCGGCCCGATCCACCTGGGCGGTACCCGCTGGGCCGCGGTCGGGGACGCGCTGGGCCGCGCGCTGTCCGCGCAGGGCGCCGAGGTGGTGCGCGAGTACTACTTCAACGACGCGGGTGCGCAGATCGACCGTTTCGTGCTGTCGCTGCTGGCCGCGGCGAAGGGCGAGCCCGCGCCGGAGGACGGCTACGGCGGCGCCTACATCGCCGACATCGCCCGGCAGGTGCTGGACGCTTCGCCGGGTGCGCTGGAGCAGCCGGACGACGAGCGGCACGAGACGTTCCGCCGGGTCGGCGTGGGCCTGATGTTCGACGAGATCAAGCGCAGCCTGCACGAGTTCGGCACCGACTTCGACGTGTTCTTCCACGAGGACTCGCTGCATTCTTCCGGTGCGGTGAGCGAGTCGGTGGAGCAGCTCAAGAAGTCCGGGCACCTGTACTTCGCCGACGGCGCGTGGTGGCTGCGGTCCACCGAGTTCGGCGACGACAAGGACCGCGTCGTGATCAAGAGCGACGGCGCCACGGCCTACATCGCCGGTGACGTCGCCTACCTGCGGGACAAGCGCGCCCGCGGATTCGACTTGTGCCTGTACATGCTGGGCGCCGATCACCACGGCTACGTGAGCAGGCTCAAAGCCGCCGCCGCCGCGTTCGACGACGACCCGGACGCGGTCGAGGTGCTGATCGGGCAGATGGTGAACCTGATGCGCGAGGGCAAACCGGTGCGCATGAGCAAACGCGCGGGCACCGTGGTCACGCTGGAGGACCTTGTCGAGGCCGTCGGCGTGGACGCCGCGCGCTACTCGCTGACCCGGTCCTCGGTGGATTCCGCGGTGGACATCGACCTGGACCTGATCAGCAAGCGCAGCAACGAGAACCCGGTCTACTACGTGCAGTACGCGCACGCGCGGCTGGCGTCGTTGCAGCGCAACGCCGCGTCCCTGGGCATCGACCGGGGTCCGGTCGAACAGGCGGACCTGTCGCTGCTCGCCCACGAACGCGAGGGCGACCTGATCCGCACGCTGGGCGAGTACCCGCGAGTGGTGCTCTCGGCCGCCGAACTGCGGGAACCGCACCGCATCGCGCGGTACTTGGAGGACGTGGCCAGCGCCTACCACAAGTTCTACGACGCGTGCCGCGTGTTGCAGCCGGGCGACGACCAGGCGAATCCGCTGACGGTCGCGCGGTTGCAGTTGTGCGAGGCGACCCGCCAGGTGCTGGCCAACGGCCTGGGCCTGCTCGGGGTCTCCGCGCCCGACCAAATGTGA
- a CDS encoding DUF305 domain-containing protein, with product MTGSPLPARIAVAVGAAVALLLLGGAVGLLLATPSQDAEPAASAVDIGFAQDMSTHHQQAVTMATLAREHGADVAVRQLAFDIETNQRDQIGRMQGWLNLWGEPVSSAGAPMQWMQAGGHEHGMSHSMSGGGSMPGMADTAELDRLRSLNGPEFDTYFLQLMLRHHEGGAPMARYGAEHAGLGPVRGLAANMLGSQSSESELMRGMLADRAVRPLPAN from the coding sequence GTGACGGGTTCTCCGTTGCCCGCGCGCATCGCCGTCGCCGTCGGTGCCGCCGTGGCGCTGCTGCTGCTCGGCGGCGCCGTCGGCCTGCTGCTGGCCACGCCGTCGCAGGACGCCGAGCCCGCGGCCAGCGCCGTCGACATCGGGTTCGCACAGGACATGTCGACGCACCACCAGCAGGCCGTCACCATGGCCACGCTCGCCAGGGAACACGGGGCGGACGTGGCCGTGCGCCAGCTGGCGTTCGACATCGAAACCAACCAGCGCGACCAGATCGGGCGCATGCAGGGCTGGCTGAACCTGTGGGGCGAGCCCGTGAGCAGCGCCGGGGCGCCGATGCAGTGGATGCAGGCCGGCGGGCACGAACACGGCATGAGCCACTCCATGAGCGGCGGAGGCAGCATGCCCGGCATGGCCGACACCGCTGAGCTGGATCGGCTGCGCTCGCTCAACGGTCCCGAGTTCGACACCTACTTCCTGCAGCTCATGTTGCGCCACCACGAAGGCGGGGCGCCGATGGCCCGCTACGGCGCCGAGCACGCCGGGCTCGGGCCGGTGCGCGGACTCGCCGCGAACATGCTCGGCTCGCAGAGCAGCGAGAGCGAACTCATGCGCGGCATGCTCGCCGATCGCGCCGTGCGGCCACTGCCCGCGAACTGA
- the rpmE gene encoding 50S ribosomal protein L31 yields the protein MKADIHPEYVTTQVNCGCGNSFTTRSTTKAGSITVEVCSNCHPFYTGKQKILDTGGRVARFEARYGRRQKDGAKK from the coding sequence TTGAAGGCGGACATTCATCCCGAGTACGTCACCACTCAGGTGAACTGCGGCTGCGGGAACAGCTTCACCACCCGGAGCACCACCAAGGCAGGCAGCATCACGGTCGAGGTCTGCTCGAACTGCCACCCGTTCTACACGGGCAAGCAGAAGATTCTGGACACCGGTGGCCGGGTGGCTCGTTTCGAGGCCCGCTACGGCCGTCGTCAGAAGGACGGCGCCAAGAAGTAG
- the prfA gene encoding peptide chain release factor 1, with the protein METSKLEELLAEHAELERRLAEPDVHADQANARKLGRRYAELTPLAKAAKEWEQTRSDLATARELAAEDDGFAAEADSLAEALPALETKLTELLLPRDPHDSSDVVLEVKSGEGGEESALFAGDLLRMYLRYAERQGWRADVLDSTESDLGGYKDVTVAVKTKAGDTGPDGVWAKLKFEGGVHRVQRVPVTESQGRVHTSAAGVLVYPETEEVEVEVDEKDLRIDVYRSSGPGGQSVNTTDSAVRITHLPTGTVVSCQNEKSQLQNKLRAIQVLRARLQALAEEEAQKEAAETRRSQVRTVDRSERVRTYNFAENRISDHRVNYKAYNLDHVLDGELDGVLAALVAADREERLASSS; encoded by the coding sequence GTGGAAACGTCGAAGCTCGAAGAGTTGCTCGCCGAGCACGCGGAACTGGAGCGGCGACTGGCCGAACCGGACGTGCACGCCGACCAGGCCAACGCGCGGAAACTCGGGCGTCGCTACGCGGAACTGACCCCACTGGCCAAAGCCGCGAAAGAATGGGAGCAGACCCGCTCCGACCTGGCGACCGCGCGGGAACTGGCCGCCGAGGACGATGGGTTCGCCGCTGAGGCCGACTCGCTGGCCGAAGCGCTGCCCGCGTTGGAGACGAAGCTCACCGAGCTGCTGCTGCCGAGGGACCCGCACGACTCCTCCGATGTTGTGCTGGAGGTCAAATCCGGCGAAGGCGGTGAGGAATCGGCGCTGTTCGCGGGTGACCTGCTGCGGATGTACCTGCGCTACGCCGAACGGCAGGGGTGGCGCGCGGACGTGCTCGACTCCACCGAATCCGACCTGGGCGGATACAAGGACGTCACGGTCGCGGTGAAGACCAAAGCGGGCGACACCGGCCCTGACGGGGTCTGGGCGAAGCTGAAGTTCGAAGGCGGCGTGCACCGCGTGCAGCGGGTGCCGGTGACCGAATCCCAAGGCCGCGTGCACACCTCGGCGGCCGGGGTGCTGGTGTATCCGGAGACCGAAGAGGTCGAAGTCGAGGTCGACGAGAAGGACCTGCGCATCGACGTGTACCGGTCCTCAGGACCCGGTGGGCAGAGCGTCAACACCACCGACTCAGCGGTGCGGATCACCCACCTGCCCACGGGCACCGTGGTGTCCTGCCAGAACGAGAAGTCGCAGCTGCAGAACAAGCTGCGCGCCATCCAGGTGCTGCGTGCCCGGCTGCAGGCGCTCGCCGAGGAGGAAGCGCAGAAGGAGGCCGCCGAGACGCGGCGCAGCCAGGTGCGCACCGTGGACCGGTCCGAACGCGTCCGCACCTACAACTTCGCGGAGAACCGCATCTCCGATCACCGGGTGAACTACAAGGCCTACAACCTGGATCACGTGCTCGACGGTGAACTGGACGGGGTGCTCGCCGCGCTGGTCGCCGCCGACCGCGAAGAGCGTCTCGCGTCGAGTTCCTGA